The Phycodurus eques isolate BA_2022a chromosome 17, UOR_Pequ_1.1, whole genome shotgun sequence nucleotide sequence AATATCAATTGAGGGAAGCTGCTGCTCATTAAGGTCGTGAAAGTGATTGATCATTATACTACACAATTTCTACTTTAGTATTACAGAGGCAATAGTTGATAAgtccgtttttttctgtaaatctaTTGATGtgaagtatgtgaacatacatGATTGAGATGGTAGTATGTCAAGACCCACTAACCACAACAGGAACAAAGTCCAGTTATTAAGGACTCTAATTTCATAACTTAGAAATTGGtttgtaggtaggtaggtaggtataCTTTATTGATACCGTAGGAAATTCTTTCTTGTTACATTTGTAAGAATGTGCGtgttttgaattacatttttcagtAGTGTCACAAGTCCTTTTTTAGGGGGGCCtcagtcccccccaccccatctaATATTAATGATTTGATGTATCAGTCACCATTTCCTCAATATTTCCAATATGTTGACCATAACCAAGGAAACCAAATCTTCACTATTGGCAGCTGAGTAGCTAGTCAAATGATTCCTCTCCAAAACATTCGGCCAATCACAgtgtagatttttttgttttacatcaacATGTGACCAATCACAGAAACTGGGGATGCAAATGAGCAAGCGCTGTCGTACGGTTATGTTAGCGGAGCAGTGactgaaatattttattgttttgttttgactggACAGCGTAAGTATAGAGTTAAATAGTATGTATATCATACTATTGTTTGTGTAATAACTGTATATTGTAAATAGTtggtaatattttatttttatagttgctatatatatatatatatatatatttatttatttatttttatttatttttctgcatcatttgcacaactgtaattgtatcagcattaccacattgcCGGTAATCTTTTATTGCTAAGTGACTCtgcgtagtgtgtttttatgtctcagaagtttaatatttatttattttatttttttgtcaaaagggcTTTTGTCGTACCAAAGCGGCtaaactaccagagacaaattccttgtgggtttttgacgtacttggcaaataaagagaactctgactctgattctgatttatatatcccttgtaaatattttatatatgttgAGGTTTCTGTGATGAtttgtaaataaacattttgttccatttattctttgtgtgtgtgtgtgtgttttgtttttaatacacaaaacacatttatttactgGCACAACAGTGCATctaaatatttgtttatatatgctgAAAGGATAGCATATCTATAAATATTTAGCTAagctataaatatataaatattgcaTCTCCCTGTCCATAAAATAGTGATGCCCCTGTATTATGTTATGTCAAATCACAACTATAAGCAAAAAGCAATaactttttcattcatttaatttggGCAGGTATATCTGTTGCAAACTTCTACATGCATGAATAAAAAGTGTTGAACTAacataatttgattattttcgagGGAAAGGGGGAAATTACGTCAGTTTACTATTAACACacaattttaatcatgtgcaaccgaagttaagtactttttttccagaactcTTCTAATAATCAACAACGAAAACAATGTCTTCAGTTTAAAGAACAACACATAGGCTCGAATTAATGGAGCACACCATGGATTTCTGATATAATAATGAATTTACATAGAAATATATGCACAATAATTTGTATGACTGTGAATTATTTAAGACCAAAAGTCAAATCAAGCAAGGACAAAATGGgaaacatctgttttttttaaaaactatattaTAAATGAAACGATTACAGAAAAGAGCTAATCGCCggtgtgtggggggaaaaagtcaaTAGCCGCCGGTccgatattaaaaaaaaaaaaaatgtataatgtaatgtCATTATTTATAAGAGAAGTGTTGTGTTGGATTCCATCAAATCatatatttcaaattgatttaCAGAGATGAAACGGAATAGTTACAATTTTTAACAGGTTCATTTTTCAAtggtaaatatttgtaatgagTATAATATAAAGTCCGCGTTATTTACAAACTTCTACAAGGTGCAAGTGGCTGTATGCAATACAGCCATGCAGCCTACTATAGGAGATGATCCGGAGAGCAAATATCATCCTCGATATCCACATCGTCGTCGTTTTCCTCCAGCAAATATGTGTCCCGCTCCAGTGGACGTTTCAGTTCCTCGCCGCTCTTCTCGGTCAGTTGGTTGTCGCTCGTGTTCTCCGCGGATCTCTCCAAGTGCCCGGCTGTCTTGTGCTCATCCTGGGCTTTCCTCAGCTGCTTTTTGTGCTTCATCCGGCGGTTCTGAAACCACGTTTTCACCTGAGGAGGGTATAGTTGGTCAATATATGTCAGAAGCCTGCAGCCAAGAAACTGCAGAACGGAATTGTCATAATGTATTTTCAGAACCATAACATGCATTAATGAAATATAGCCCAGATTCTTGAAATTCGAGAGTATATATGAAACGTTGCATGTTTGGCGCATCAATTGCAGGGACCGCTGCCATTTCGTTTTGTCCAAACAACTGCAATTTTGTCGCTAAGTATTAAACCGTATTACAAAATGAACGATACCACAGTGAAGTCAAATGTGTCGGTTTGAATCGTTACCAGAATGCATGGTGCTTCATTAAAGAAGTACAtacaatattcattcatttattgctACAGAATAAAGTTCACTCCAATTCGTTCACCTTTCATCCTTGATAACAAACGCTCGAAAGcgctttttcttttaattattttttttttttctgtgcgtgTTAGAGCTTTGTACCTGCGTTTCGGAAAGGCTGAGCGCAGTGGCAAGCTCCACTCTCTCCGGTGTGGACAAGTACCGCTGGATTTCAAACCTCTTCTCCAGACCGGAGAGTTGCGAGTCGGAGAAAACCGTCCGGGCCTTCCTGCGTCTGCAGTGCTTCCCGGGTAAGTCTGCGTGGTGCTGGAACAAGGCCGGCATCTGCATGCCTGGACGGTGGGGAC carries:
- the bsx gene encoding brain-specific homeobox protein homolog: MSMNYPTAGATQRSTSFFIEDILLHKPKPLREVIQSPFCSSVASRMPILEYGYPLMPTPVLAPHPHHPLHKPEHHQYFFTSGMQMPALFQHHADLPGKHCRRRKARTVFSDSQLSGLEKRFEIQRYLSTPERVELATALSLSETQVKTWFQNRRMKHKKQLRKAQDEHKTAGHLERSAENTSDNQLTEKSGEELKRPLERDTYLLEENDDDVDIEDDICSPDHLL